The Diospyros lotus cultivar Yz01 chromosome 15, ASM1463336v1, whole genome shotgun sequence genome has a window encoding:
- the LOC127791432 gene encoding uncharacterized protein LOC127791432, whose protein sequence is MGAFSKLIDAMLFLFFTVVAVVAPLIDAQTCLPADLFPDVLVQLKVWYIRDYGDYLVAEKPNFFVGLVWLELLFQWPLALANLYAILASKSWFPTTCLIYGVSTFTSMVAILAEMINSGRASDKLLMMYTPFIGLAVLAILRGLTHSGKIATSGGHRLSKKKRV, encoded by the exons atGGGTGCTTTCTCGAAGCTGATAGACGCAATGCTGTTCCTGTTCTTCACGGTGGTCGCCGTCGTGGCGCCGCTCATCGACGCCCAAACGTGCCTTCCGGCCGACCTCTTCCCCGACGTTCTCGTCCAACTCAAAGTCTGGTACATACGCGATTATGGCGATTATTTGGTGGCTGAGAAGCCCAATTTCTTCGTAGGTCTCGTGTGGCTCGAGCTGCTGTTCCAGTGGCCCCTCGCCCTGGCCAATCTCTACGCCATATTGGCCTCCAAGTCTTGGTTCCCCACCACCTGTTTGATCTATGGCGTCTCCACATTCACTTCCATG GTTGCTATATTAGCAGAAATGATAAATTCCGGCAGGGCTTCAGATAAACTGTTGATGATGTACACCCCTTTCATTGGCCTTGCCGTTTTAGCGATTTTGCGAGGCCTAACACACTCTGGCAAGATTGCGACATCTGGCGGACATAGATTGAGTAAGAAAAAACGGGTTTGA